The proteins below are encoded in one region of Candidatus Saccharimonadales bacterium:
- a CDS encoding response regulator codes for MSRKTKTHKILIIDDEAAILSALELFLEQEGYEAEVSTSFEKYLKSSKRPRLPDLIILDILLGNEDGRAIARRFKASTVTQRIPIIMISAHPDIAEMSRSAGADAYLPKPFNTEVILQTIDRLLEAAPSSSLS; via the coding sequence ATGAGCCGAAAGACTAAAACGCACAAAATTTTAATCATAGATGATGAGGCAGCTATTCTTAGCGCCTTGGAATTGTTTCTAGAACAAGAAGGTTATGAGGCAGAAGTTTCAACTAGTTTCGAGAAGTATCTCAAGTCATCCAAGCGACCTCGACTTCCAGATCTAATTATCCTCGACATTTTACTCGGTAATGAAGATGGACGTGCTATCGCTCGCCGCTTCAAAGCTAGTACCGTAACCCAACGCATACCGATTATTATGATTTCAGCTCATCCAGATATAGCCGAGATGTCCCGAAGCGCCGGTGCAGACGCCTATCTGCCTAAACCGTTTAATACTGAGGTTATCTTGCAGACTATCGATAGGCTGCTTGAAGCAGCGCCTTCATCCTCTTTGAGCTAG